Proteins encoded within one genomic window of Rhodospirillaceae bacterium:
- a CDS encoding LysR family transcriptional regulator has translation MSYVNNLKTFVRVFDLGSMSAAGRDMRVSAAVVSSRVAELEKHFSVRLFNRTTRSMKPTAHGELLYSGAIKILDTIIEVESNIAEITAHPKGTIFVAAPLGIGKKLIVPLIPTFKDSYPDINIRLRLSDRKVDITNEGLDAAFVLRNLTDSEMRVRHIHEFERVLCASPAYIEKHGAPTCGDDLVLQKHSCLLLRYPGADEFYWTLQVNGVPQRYDFTGPLESDDGEVLTTWALAGSGIINKPVFEIAEFLESGALVRVAANTPPTDVPFACIYPHKRLQDPKIKTFIEYIVKECKDVLSIG, from the coding sequence ATGTCTTATGTGAATAATTTGAAGACGTTTGTTCGAGTTTTCGACCTAGGCAGTATGTCTGCTGCAGGCCGAGATATGCGGGTCTCTGCTGCAGTTGTTAGCAGCCGAGTTGCGGAATTAGAAAAACACTTCTCGGTTCGATTGTTCAATCGAACAACGCGCAGCATGAAACCCACGGCCCATGGTGAACTTCTCTACAGTGGAGCGATCAAAATTCTTGATACGATTATAGAGGTCGAAAGCAATATTGCCGAAATTACCGCCCATCCAAAAGGAACGATCTTCGTCGCGGCGCCACTGGGAATTGGGAAAAAACTGATTGTTCCTCTTATCCCAACTTTTAAGGATTCATATCCGGATATCAATATCCGGCTAAGGCTATCGGATCGAAAGGTAGATATTACGAACGAAGGACTTGATGCGGCATTTGTATTGAGAAATTTAACTGATTCAGAAATGCGGGTTCGTCATATCCACGAGTTCGAACGGGTCCTATGTGCTTCGCCTGCCTACATCGAGAAACATGGCGCACCAACGTGCGGCGATGATTTGGTATTACAAAAACACAGCTGTCTATTACTACGCTATCCTGGTGCTGATGAGTTTTATTGGACATTGCAAGTTAATGGTGTTCCTCAACGGTACGATTTCACGGGGCCATTGGAATCCGATGATGGTGAAGTTTTAACAACATGGGCGTTGGCAGGAAGCGGAATAATCAACAAACCAGTCTTCGAAATAGCGGAGTTTTTGGAGTCAGGGGCACTCGTCCGCGTGGCTGCAAACACCCCGCCAACGGACGTTCCTTTCGCCTGCATTTATCCGCACAAGCGGCTTCAAGATCCAAAAATAAAAACGTTCATCGAATATATCGTCAAGGAATGCAAAGACGTTCTCTCTATTGGTTAA
- a CDS encoding ureidoglycolate lyase: MAVNLTPVPLTRELFAPFGDVIEIDDADHYSINEGTTERYHDLAKIDVSAKDGVPLISIFRGQPRSIPIKIKMMERHPLGTQAFMPLQPHPYLVAVAALSDTVGPADVKAFIAASGQGVSYRRGVWHHPLLVLEPDHDFLVIDRGGAGDNLSEYSFSDEEGVVLLNPR, from the coding sequence ATGGCCGTGAATCTAACACCTGTTCCCCTGACCCGCGAGTTGTTTGCTCCCTTTGGCGATGTAATTGAAATTGACGACGCAGACCATTATTCGATCAACGAAGGTACGACCGAGCGCTATCACGATTTAGCAAAGATCGATGTTTCGGCTAAAGACGGCGTGCCCTTGATTAGCATCTTTCGTGGCCAACCACGGTCCATTCCAATCAAAATCAAGATGATGGAGCGCCATCCGTTAGGCACCCAGGCCTTTATGCCTTTGCAACCCCATCCGTACTTAGTTGCCGTTGCGGCGTTAAGCGATACAGTTGGGCCCGCCGACGTAAAGGCTTTCATAGCGGCAAGTGGGCAAGGTGTGAGCTACCGCCGGGGTGTATGGCACCACCCGTTGTTGGTTTTAGAGCCTGATCACGATTTTCTGGTTATCGATAGAGGTGGCGCGGGCGACAACTTAAGCGAATATTCTTTCTCCGATGAAGAAGGCGTCGTCCTGTTGAACCCGCGATAG
- the alc gene encoding allantoicase: MTQSIPKFTINAVNLASPRLGTKVIQASDEFFAPKERLLKDEDPIFIADKYDDHGKWMDGWESRRRRDDGHDYCIVRLGAQGTIKGVDIETTHFTGNHPPEASIDGVLSDNGISEDRKWINVVPRQRLDPDAHNFFKAESDERFNTLRLNIFPDGGVARLRVYGEPLSEWDQTNPDGEHELSSITNGAKIVGYNDAHYGSPWVILAPGRGQNMGDGWETRRRREPGNDWIVVALGAPGLVERIEIDTAYFKGNYPDRCSVQGALVANGVDILQDAETWPELMEQKKLQMDQIHTFDRSAINVSGPVSHVRLNIFPDGGVSRFRVFGKLAKE; encoded by the coding sequence ATGACCCAATCTATTCCCAAATTCACAATTAATGCCGTCAATTTAGCATCGCCTCGGTTGGGCACTAAAGTGATCCAGGCTAGTGACGAATTTTTTGCACCCAAGGAACGGCTCTTGAAGGATGAGGACCCGATTTTCATTGCCGATAAGTACGACGATCACGGCAAGTGGATGGATGGCTGGGAATCTCGGCGCCGGCGCGACGATGGACATGACTATTGCATTGTTCGGCTTGGCGCGCAGGGAACAATTAAGGGTGTCGATATTGAAACCACGCACTTCACTGGCAATCATCCACCCGAAGCCTCCATTGATGGCGTGCTATCGGATAATGGCATTAGCGAAGACAGAAAGTGGATAAATGTTGTTCCGCGCCAACGCCTCGACCCAGACGCACACAATTTTTTTAAAGCTGAATCGGACGAGCGCTTCAATACCTTGCGCCTGAATATTTTTCCTGATGGCGGCGTGGCGCGGCTCCGAGTTTATGGCGAGCCACTAAGTGAGTGGGATCAAACGAACCCAGATGGCGAACACGAACTTTCTTCGATCACAAATGGCGCCAAAATTGTCGGCTATAATGATGCGCACTATGGTAGCCCTTGGGTGATTTTGGCGCCCGGTCGCGGCCAGAATATGGGCGATGGCTGGGAAACACGGCGACGCCGTGAGCCGGGCAATGACTGGATCGTCGTAGCTCTGGGCGCACCGGGCCTCGTTGAGAGAATTGAAATCGATACTGCATACTTCAAGGGCAACTATCCCGACCGCTGTTCTGTGCAGGGAGCCCTGGTGGCTAACGGCGTGGATATCCTCCAAGATGCGGAGACGTGGCCGGAACTGATGGAGCAGAAAAAATTGCAAATGGATCAAATTCACACATTTGATCGCAGCGCGATTAACGTTAGTGGGCCGGTTTCGCACGTTCGGTTGAATATATTTCCTGATGGAGGCGTAAGCAGGTTCCGTGTCTTTGGCAAGCTAGCTAAGGAATAA
- a CDS encoding urate hydroxylase PuuD, whose amino-acid sequence MIEFSIFWDWLSFAARWVHVITVISWIGTSFYFIALDLGLRRADDSLDGVQGEEWQVHGGGFYHIQKFLVAPDRLPEHLTWFKWEAYATWLSGFALLAIIYYAGADLYLIDPNVLDITSTQGILISVASLGIGWVLYDLLCKSPLGSDNTRLMVLLYFMLVAMAWGYTQVFTGRAAFIHLGAFTATIMSANVFAIIMPNQRKVVADLIAGKSPDPALGEQAKQRSTHNNYLTLPIIFLMLANHYPLAFATTYNWIIASLVFLMGVSIRHYFNSKHSGAGNPTWTWPATALLFLAIMWLSTLPAPPMVEGETTKLTPYEQKFASAPRFKEVRELVQGRCVMCHTEEPGWDGLSTAPKNVKFDSDAQIVRRAREIYLHAGRSRAMPPPNAQRDGIGLSTPERRILAEWYEHVAHGS is encoded by the coding sequence ATGATTGAATTTTCTATATTCTGGGATTGGCTGTCATTTGCGGCACGCTGGGTCCATGTCATTACGGTAATTTCCTGGATTGGCACGTCTTTTTACTTCATTGCTCTGGATTTGGGGCTTCGAAGAGCGGATGATTCACTAGACGGTGTCCAGGGTGAGGAATGGCAGGTTCACGGTGGCGGATTCTATCACATCCAAAAGTTTCTCGTCGCGCCCGACCGGTTGCCCGAACACCTGACGTGGTTCAAATGGGAAGCCTATGCCACGTGGCTCTCGGGATTTGCGTTGTTGGCTATCATCTACTACGCGGGCGCCGATCTCTATCTCATCGACCCCAATGTGCTCGACATTACATCAACCCAAGGAATTTTGATTTCGGTGGCCTCGTTGGGGATCGGATGGGTCCTCTACGATCTGCTTTGCAAGTCGCCACTTGGATCGGATAACACCCGACTAATGGTTCTACTTTATTTCATGCTTGTTGCGATGGCATGGGGATATACTCAGGTGTTCACCGGACGGGCCGCTTTTATACATCTTGGCGCTTTCACCGCCACAATCATGTCCGCCAATGTTTTCGCGATTATTATGCCGAACCAGAGGAAGGTCGTGGCTGATCTCATCGCGGGTAAATCGCCGGACCCAGCTCTTGGGGAACAAGCCAAACAACGCTCGACCCACAATAACTACCTGACGCTCCCAATCATATTTCTAATGCTCGCCAACCACTATCCCTTGGCATTTGCGACCACCTACAACTGGATCATCGCGTCGCTCGTTTTCCTGATGGGCGTGTCGATCCGCCATTATTTTAACTCCAAGCACAGTGGAGCCGGCAATCCGACGTGGACGTGGCCTGCGACGGCTTTACTCTTCCTCGCAATTATGTGGCTATCGACGCTCCCCGCGCCGCCAATGGTTGAGGGAGAAACGACGAAACTGACACCATACGAACAAAAGTTTGCCAGTGCGCCCCGCTTCAAAGAGGTTCGTGAATTGGTGCAGGGACGGTGCGTCATGTGCCACACGGAAGAGCCTGGATGGGATGGCCTGAGTACCGCACCTAAGAATGTTAAGTTTGACAGTGACGCACAAATCGTGCGCCGGGCTCGAGAAATCTATCTTCACGCGGGCCGCAGCCGTGCCATGCCGCCGCCCAATGCCCAGCGGGACGGTATTGGGCTGAGCACGCCTGAACGCCGCATTCTTGCCGAGTGGTACGAGCACGTCGCACACGGGTCCTGA
- a CDS encoding tripartite tricarboxylate transporter TctB family protein produces the protein MILDALKRQVGNILLLSIGAYFFFGSWQWLDLGTARRMGPGFFPMGVGAILCVLAIVALFTTRSEQDELEKPDPLSVITVLSGVAAFAIGVPYLGVLPAAFLAVLFTSFADFELTFLTRVLLGLGVSLGIWLVFIVGLNLPFTPIQGL, from the coding sequence TTGATATTAGATGCTCTCAAACGGCAAGTTGGAAATATTCTACTTTTATCAATTGGCGCGTATTTCTTTTTTGGTTCCTGGCAATGGCTTGATCTTGGCACGGCGCGGCGTATGGGCCCGGGATTTTTCCCGATGGGAGTCGGCGCCATACTCTGTGTACTAGCCATCGTTGCTCTTTTTACGACACGCTCTGAACAAGATGAATTAGAAAAGCCTGATCCCCTATCCGTCATTACAGTTCTTTCGGGTGTCGCGGCGTTTGCTATTGGCGTGCCATATTTAGGCGTGTTGCCCGCGGCATTTCTAGCTGTGCTGTTTACGAGTTTTGCTGATTTTGAACTTACTTTTTTAACCCGGGTTTTGCTTGGGTTGGGCGTTAGCCTAGGAATTTGGCTGGTATTTATTGTTGGCTTGAATTTGCCGTTCACGCCGATTCAGGGGCTCTAA
- a CDS encoding tripartite tricarboxylate transporter permease, which translates to MELLANLALGFETAASATNLTYCFVGVFLGTFIGVLPGIGPLAAVAMLLPVSFYLPADTALVMLAGVYYGAEYGGSIASILLNIPGTPSASVTCLDGYPMARQGRAGVALFMTAIASFCGGIFGVIVMTLLSPALARFALLFGPAEYFSVMVLGLIAASVVSSSGAIRGVAMVCLGVLLGTVGVDTNSGDVRFTGGIQELRDGVSLVVVAMGLFGVSEVIVSARGKIPSYATEKIPFRSFLPTASEAVRSIGPVLRGSSIGSFFGTLPGTGQTVASFVGYALEKRMSKNRDQFGKGAIEGIMVPESANNAAAQTAFIPTLTLGIPGSTTMALMLGALMIHGINPGPRLLTDHPELFWGLVVSFMFGNLFLLVLNIPLIGLWVRLLRVPHIYLYPTVVVLICVGVYSIDNSVFDIWVTLVFGAIGYILRLYKFEPAPLLIGFVLGPMMEEFFRRAMLLSRGDPFVFFDRPGSAVLLISSAVLFIWALIPQRKSLLQKLWN; encoded by the coding sequence ATGGAACTGCTTGCAAACTTAGCGCTAGGATTTGAAACGGCGGCGTCTGCGACCAACCTAACATATTGTTTTGTAGGCGTATTTCTCGGTACGTTCATTGGTGTGTTACCTGGAATCGGACCACTGGCCGCCGTTGCCATGTTGCTCCCAGTTTCCTTCTACCTGCCTGCAGATACCGCCCTTGTAATGCTTGCAGGTGTTTATTACGGCGCTGAATACGGAGGTTCCATTGCCTCAATCCTACTTAACATTCCGGGCACGCCGTCCGCGTCGGTGACGTGTCTGGACGGATATCCAATGGCGCGACAGGGACGCGCCGGGGTGGCATTGTTTATGACTGCGATTGCCTCTTTCTGTGGGGGTATCTTTGGCGTCATCGTTATGACTTTACTTTCGCCTGCATTGGCAAGGTTCGCGCTTTTGTTCGGACCCGCTGAATATTTTTCCGTCATGGTTCTCGGTTTAATCGCCGCCTCCGTCGTTAGTTCCAGTGGCGCTATCAGGGGCGTTGCAATGGTTTGTCTGGGCGTCCTTCTGGGTACCGTTGGCGTTGACACAAATTCCGGCGACGTTCGATTTACCGGTGGCATCCAGGAATTACGTGATGGTGTGAGCCTCGTGGTTGTTGCCATGGGCCTGTTTGGTGTTTCGGAAGTAATTGTTTCGGCGCGGGGCAAAATTCCGTCTTACGCCACAGAAAAAATCCCCTTTAGAAGTTTTCTGCCGACGGCAAGCGAAGCGGTTCGGTCGATCGGGCCCGTCCTACGAGGCTCAAGCATTGGTTCCTTTTTTGGCACCCTGCCAGGGACAGGGCAAACGGTCGCATCATTTGTCGGGTATGCGCTGGAAAAAAGGATGTCGAAAAACCGTGATCAATTCGGTAAGGGCGCTATTGAGGGTATCATGGTTCCAGAGTCGGCAAATAATGCGGCGGCCCAAACAGCCTTTATTCCGACCCTTACACTCGGCATTCCCGGCAGCACCACGATGGCCCTAATGCTTGGCGCGTTAATGATCCATGGGATCAATCCAGGGCCACGGTTGCTAACTGACCATCCAGAATTATTTTGGGGTTTGGTGGTCAGTTTTATGTTTGGAAATTTGTTCTTGCTGGTGCTCAATATACCGTTGATCGGCCTATGGGTTCGTTTGCTTCGCGTGCCACATATCTATCTTTACCCAACAGTCGTGGTACTGATTTGTGTCGGTGTTTACAGCATTGATAATAGCGTTTTCGATATTTGGGTCACGCTGGTTTTTGGGGCCATTGGGTACATCCTTCGGCTCTATAAGTTTGAGCCCGCGCCGCTTCTAATTGGGTTCGTCCTCGGACCGATGATGGAAGAATTTTTCCGCCGGGCAATGTTACTGTCACGTGGTGATCCGTTTGTCTTTTTCGACAGGCCTGGAAGTGCCGTCTTGCTGATTTCATCAGCTGTTTTATTCATCTGGGCGTTGATTCCGCAGCGCAAATCTCTTTTGCAGAAATTGTGGAATTAA
- a CDS encoding BMP family ABC transporter substrate-binding protein: MKISVVFVGKLHDRGFNASALIGIEAARNNTNAEIEIIHGIPFEQDVILKNLTEAGQTSDGVVVIGGQGNIAAPKAAAANPGKKFAVVQGAVTADNLASYDVLQEESAFLAGCLAGLTTQSGTVGHLSGHRVRPGLKGRAAYVAGVNYIEPEVKILTAFCGTQDDSDIAEHWAAAELEAGADILFTMLNEARSGAIAACRKLEKHQIGNALDWTKSEPDVFIGSAVARIDIGAQRAIEDMVEGIMPTEIVEIGLADKGAVFLAFRDDVPETTRSEIAKVETAIRNGAISIPAEYDGLEFNLEEAS; this comes from the coding sequence ATGAAAATTTCGGTCGTATTTGTCGGTAAACTTCATGATCGAGGTTTTAATGCAAGTGCTCTCATCGGCATTGAAGCGGCACGTAATAATACAAATGCCGAAATCGAAATCATCCATGGGATTCCGTTTGAACAAGACGTTATCTTAAAGAATCTCACGGAGGCGGGACAAACATCTGATGGTGTTGTGGTTATCGGCGGGCAAGGGAATATTGCTGCGCCGAAGGCCGCAGCAGCGAACCCGGGCAAGAAATTTGCCGTTGTCCAGGGCGCGGTAACTGCTGACAACTTGGCAAGCTATGATGTTTTACAAGAAGAATCAGCCTTCCTCGCTGGATGTTTGGCAGGGCTGACGACCCAATCAGGTACGGTCGGGCACCTCTCTGGCCATCGTGTTCGTCCTGGGCTTAAGGGGCGGGCTGCCTATGTTGCCGGCGTTAACTACATCGAACCAGAGGTTAAAATTCTCACCGCGTTTTGTGGGACCCAGGACGACTCGGATATCGCAGAACATTGGGCTGCTGCTGAACTGGAAGCCGGAGCCGACATTTTATTTACAATGTTGAATGAGGCTCGCAGCGGTGCAATCGCTGCCTGCCGCAAGCTTGAAAAACATCAAATTGGAAATGCCCTTGATTGGACTAAGTCCGAACCGGACGTATTTATTGGCTCTGCCGTTGCTCGAATTGATATTGGCGCGCAGCGCGCAATTGAGGATATGGTTGAGGGCATTATGCCGACAGAAATTGTAGAAATTGGTCTTGCAGATAAAGGGGCAGTATTTCTTGCATTCCGCGATGATGTGCCAGAAACGACTCGGTCAGAAATCGCCAAGGTTGAGACAGCTATACGCAACGGGGCAATCTCAATCCCTGCGGAATATGATGGATTAGAATTTAATTTGGAGGAAGCCTCTTGA